The Acidobacteriota bacterium genomic sequence CGAAATCGGGAATGTGTCTCTCTTCTCCCCTCTGAGGTCTCGATGCCCCCTGAACTCTCCGTGGTGGTTCCCACCTACAACCGGTGCGGCCTTCTCCCCGGCCTCCTGGAAGCCCTCCAGGCTCAGGACCTGCCCAAGGAGCGCTTCGAGGTCATCGTGGTGGACAACCACTCCACCGATGGCACATGGGCCTACCTGGCTTCCGTTGCCCATTCGTGGCTCAGGCCCGTTCACGAGAGAACCCCGGGAGCGGTGGCGGCCCGCAACCGGGGGTGGCGCGAAGCACGAGGGGAGGTCGTCCTCTTCATGGATGACGACATGGCCCCGGCGCCCGACTGCCTCCGCCGGCACCTCGAGGCCCACCGGCGGCGTCCGGAGGCCAGCTACCTCGGCTTCGTGGATTACCGCTACGACACATGGACCCATCCCCTCTCGCGCTGGGTGGCCGAGCGCACTCGAGGCACGCTCTTTCCGGACGCCTCGGGACAAGAGGCCTCCTTCTTCCAGTACCTGACCCAGAACGTTTCGTCGCCGCGGGCGGCCGTCGAGGAGGTGGGCGGCTTCGACCCCGGCTTCCGCGGGTACGGCTTCGAGGACCCGGAGTTGGGCTACAAGCTCTACCGGGCCGGGCTGCCCCTGATCTTCCTTCCCGAGGCCTCGGCCCTGAACCGGGACCCGCACCGGCCCGACGTCCACTGGAAAAAGACGGCCTGCACCGGCGAGGGAATGGCCTATTTCCTGAGCCTCCACCCCGAACTCGAGAGTCTCGATCGGCGCCGCTATCTCTCGGGGCGCCTCGGTCCCGTCTGGAGTCTTTACCGAAGCCTGTTCGGCGAAGCCCTGGACCGGCTCGCGGAACGGACCTCGCCGGAGAAACCCCTTCCGCGCTGGGTCCGAATGCACTACCGAATCTCCCAGGCCGCCTTCCTCCACCGCGGCTTCTCCGCCTTCTTCCGCCAGGGCGGCCAGATCATCCGCAAGCACGACCTGTGAGCGCCGCGGCTTGGTAGGAGGCCGGTCCCTCCGGCCGATGCGAGCATCGGCCGCTACAAAGGCAAACCCGCGCGGTAGGGGCGGCCCTCCGTGGCCGCCCGTCCTTGAACCAACGCAGGGGAGGGCAAGGAGGCTCTCCCCTGCGAGAACCGTCTCCCGTCTTTCGTCTTTCGTCTAACGTCTAACGTCCTCAGGATTTCCCCATGGTCATTCAGCCTCCGAAAATCGGCGTCGTGATCCTGAACTACAACGCGGCGCAGGACGTCCTGCGCTGTCTGGCCTCGCTCCGCCTGGCCAAGGGCGGGCAGCGCCGCACGTGGATCGTGGACAACGCCTCCTCCGACGGCTCCGACGCCGTGCTCCCTCCGGCCCTTGCTCCCGACGAGGTGTGGCTCCCCACGGGCGAGAACCTCGGCTACGCTGGGGGCAACAACGCGGGCATCCGCGAAGCCCTCGCCTGGGGCGCCGACTACGTCCTGATCCTCAACCCCGACGTGGTGGTGGACCCGGAGTTCCTGCCGCCCCTCGTGCGCGCCCTCGAAGCCTCCCCTCGCGCCGGCATGGCCTGCCCCCTGGTGCTGGACGAGGACGGCGAGCGGGTCCAGTCCCTCGGGGGCGAGGCGAACCTCTGGACGGGCCGCTGCGGCCGGCGGCTGTACGGCGCCCCCCTCGGCTCGGTGGACGAAAAGCGCTGGGCCGAGGTGGACTTTCCCCACGGCGCCTGCGTGCTCATCAAGCGGTCCCTCTTCGAGGAAATCGGCCTTCTCAACGAGGCCTATTTCCTCTACTACGAAGACGTGGAGTTCGGCCTGCGCGCCCGGCGCGAGGGTCTGACGACCCTCGCCATCGCCCAGAGCCGGGTGCGCCACCGCGACACCACCGAGGCCGGCGCGGCGAGCCCCCTGGTCTCCTACCACGGCACCCGCAACCAGGCGTGGCTCGTGGCCGAGTACGGGCGCTTTCCCCAGCGCGCCGCGTTCCTCCTCCTGTCGGCTTACGGCCGCTGGCCCCTGAAATTCGCCGCGCGCTTGTTTCGGGGCCGTCTGGGCGCCGCCTGGGCCGTCTTTCGGGGCGCCCTGCACGGCCAGTTTTCCAAGGAGTGGCGCCGTGGAGACCACCTCGCCGTCCCCTGGCGCGGCCATCCCCGCGTCATCGAGGCCCTGCCGTAGAATCCCGGGAGACCCCCCGGGTTTCCCAGCCTCGAAGGGCCTCCTTACGCCGCAGAGCCCAATCCTTGCCAAAGGCCCGCCCGTCGGCCGATGCGAGCATCGGCCGCTACGAAGACCGGCAGACGGGGGCGCCCGCCCCATAGAGGCCAAGGTCCACTTGCACTCGGAGGGTGAGAGCGTGAACGTCGTTCTCTTCTGCAAGACAATATAGACAGAATCACAGAAGGGCTTGAAGAGACAAGACCTTGTCCATCTCCATGTGAAGAAAGCACATGCGGATTGACAAGGTCTTCTTGTTTGTTGTAGTCTGCATTCCTGAGTCGAACCGAATCGTGGGATGTTGGGGTGCGGGGGCACCCGGCGCACAGGCGCCGCATTCGGCGGGCGGTTCGACCGGGGAAGGGGAATCTTCATGAGCGAGGAGTCTCGCGAGGGCCCGGACTTCAGACGGGTCGAAGGCGAGGAGGTCTCCGGCGAGCTGGATCTCGGCGGCTACCTTCAATTTGCTGGTGGAGTACCGCTGGTGGATCCTGGGCGTGACCCTGGCGGCCACCCTCGGCGGACTCCTCTACGCCTTCCTGGCGACGCCCGTGTATACGGCCAGCGCCACCCTGTTCATCGACCGGGGCTCCCAGAAGACCTCGACCAAGGAACTGGGGAACGTGGTCTCCTCGGACCTGACCACCGAGCTCTTCTTCAACTCCCAGGTAGACCTCATGAAGAGCAAGGAGGTGGCCCAGGGGGCCTTCGAGGCCCTCGGTCTGGAGCACCATCCCGCCTTTGCCGGAGCGGAGCGCCCCCTGGAGGAGTTTCGCAAGTGCATCAGTGTCCAGCGCAAGCGCGACAGCGCCCTCTTCACGCTGTCGGTGAGCGCCCCGTACCAGCGGGACGTGGCCCTCTGGGCCAACGCGCTGGCCGACTCGTACAACCAGGTCACTCTGCGCCAGAAAATGCAGATCCTGAGGGAGGCCGACCGCCTCATGGCGGACCAGGCCGCCAAAATGGAAAAGGAATACGAGCGGCTCAAACACCTGTACGGCGACCAGCTCCGGGCCACGGGTTCCTACTTCCCGGAAAACCAGAAGGAGATCCTGGACAAGCGCATCGAGGCCCTGGAACTGAGGCTGAATGACGTGGGCGTGCGGGAAGGGGAGGTCAGCGCCATCGTGGCCCAGATTTCGGCCATCCGGGAGGGGGGCGGGGACCCCGTCAGCCTTCCCTCCTCCAGCCAGGATCCCTCTCTCCAGGACATGACCCGAACCTACAACGACATGGTCCGCGACCTCTCGCGCCTCCAGGTGAAGTACACGCCCAAACATCCCGAGGTCCTGAGCCTCCTCTCCCGAATCGCCCGCCAGGGCGATGCCATCCTCGCCACCTACCGCCACCAGCTCGCGGCGCTGCGCTCGGAGAAGGGCACCCTCACCTCCGAACTGGCCCGTCTCAAGGCCGAGGCCATCGCGGCCACCCAGCAGTCGGGCCAGAGCGAATCCCTCGAGGCGGGGGTGGAGGCGGTCCGGAAGTACATGGAGCTCCTCGTGGAGAAGATGCGGGAGGTGGATCTGGCCAGCAACCTCCTCTCCAACGCGGTG encodes the following:
- a CDS encoding glycosyltransferase family 2 protein; this encodes MPPELSVVVPTYNRCGLLPGLLEALQAQDLPKERFEVIVVDNHSTDGTWAYLASVAHSWLRPVHERTPGAVAARNRGWREARGEVVLFMDDDMAPAPDCLRRHLEAHRRRPEASYLGFVDYRYDTWTHPLSRWVAERTRGTLFPDASGQEASFFQYLTQNVSSPRAAVEEVGGFDPGFRGYGFEDPELGYKLYRAGLPLIFLPEASALNRDPHRPDVHWKKTACTGEGMAYFLSLHPELESLDRRRYLSGRLGPVWSLYRSLFGEALDRLAERTSPEKPLPRWVRMHYRISQAAFLHRGFSAFFRQGGQIIRKHDL
- a CDS encoding glycosyltransferase family 2 protein; its protein translation is MVIQPPKIGVVILNYNAAQDVLRCLASLRLAKGGQRRTWIVDNASSDGSDAVLPPALAPDEVWLPTGENLGYAGGNNAGIREALAWGADYVLILNPDVVVDPEFLPPLVRALEASPRAGMACPLVLDEDGERVQSLGGEANLWTGRCGRRLYGAPLGSVDEKRWAEVDFPHGACVLIKRSLFEEIGLLNEAYFLYYEDVEFGLRARREGLTTLAIAQSRVRHRDTTEAGAASPLVSYHGTRNQAWLVAEYGRFPQRAAFLLLSAYGRWPLKFAARLFRGRLGAAWAVFRGALHGQFSKEWRRGDHLAVPWRGHPRVIEALP
- a CDS encoding polysaccharide biosynthesis tyrosine autokinase produces the protein MEYRWWILGVTLAATLGGLLYAFLATPVYTASATLFIDRGSQKTSTKELGNVVSSDLTTELFFNSQVDLMKSKEVAQGAFEALGLEHHPAFAGAERPLEEFRKCISVQRKRDSALFTLSVSAPYQRDVALWANALADSYNQVTLRQKMQILREADRLMADQAAKMEKEYERLKHLYGDQLRATGSYFPENQKEILDKRIEALELRLNDVGVREGEVSAIVAQISAIREGGGDPVSLPSSSQDPSLQDMTRTYNDMVRDLSRLQVKYTPKHPEVLSLLSRIARQGDAILATYRHQLAALRSEKGTLTSELARLKAEAIAATQQSGQSESLEAGVEAVRKYMELLVEKMREVDLASNLLSNAVQVVDRADAPSQPSKPKKKMAVLLAFLFGLMGSVGFVLLLQAVDRRIKDPDVLEKRLGLPLFGVIPLSTSDTRAFAAEAFLNLRTSLLYASNHKAKRIWMVTSPSAAEGKSTIAANVAITLTSSGDKVLLVDCDLRKPSLHSFFKKDRQPGLAEYLSAEEESIEGYCAPAGKPGLWLMTAGKTPANPPILLDTDKFRRFLESARTRFEWVILDTPPVLAVTDPLVLAAHVEGILTVVRYRSTPVPLLERLLMEFGRIEKPVDGAILNQFEWARHYYYNSYYYKHYRYYYGKEAPAGFWRKVVRAAGFKKRKAAAAGSVLL